One window of the Trifolium pratense cultivar HEN17-A07 linkage group LG2, ARS_RC_1.1, whole genome shotgun sequence genome contains the following:
- the LOC123910162 gene encoding homeobox-leucine zipper protein HDG11: MEYHSGGSGSPGDHHHHHHHHDGSSDSQRRKKRYHRHTANQIQRLEAMFKECPHPDEKQRLQLSRELALAPRQIKFWFQNRRTQMKAQHERADNCQLRAENDKIRCENIAIREALKNVICPSCGGPPINDDCYFDEQKLRIENAQLKEELDRVSSIAAKYIGRPISQLPPVTPIHISSLDLSMGSFGGHGMGGGPSLDLDLLPGSSSTMQNVPYQPACLSEMEKSVMSDIATNAMDELVRLLQTDEPLWMKSNTDGRDILNLDTYDRMFPKANNRLKNPNIRTEASRDSGVVIMNGLTLVEMFMDPNKWMELFPTIVAMAKKIEVIASGMMGGHSGSLQLMYEELQVLSPLVPIREFYFLRYCQQIEQGLWAIVDVSYDFPQDNQFAPQFRCHRLPSGCFIQDMPNGYSKVTWIEHLEIEDKNPVHRLYRNVIYSSAAFGAERFLTTLQRMCERLACLMVSANSTPGLGGVMPSPEGKRSMMKLAQRMVTNFCASISASASHRWTTLSALNEIGVRVTVRKSTDPGQSGVVLSAATTIWLPLPPQTVFNFFKDERKRPQWDVLSNGNAVQEVAHIANGAHPGNCISVLRAFNTSQNNMLILQESCVDSSGSLVVYCPVDLTSINTAMSGEDPSHIPLLPSGFTITSDGNQYDGNSNNIQSGGGGNGDGASTSSNTNIGNKSSGGSLITVAFQIMVSSLPSAKLNMESVATVNGLIGETVQHIKAALNCPSS, encoded by the exons ATGGAGTATCACAGTGGAGGAAGTGGGTCCCCTGGtgatcatcaccatcatcatcatcaccatgaTGGTTCATCTGATTCTCAGAGAAGAAAGAAACGTTACCACCGTCACACTGCTAATCAGATTCAAAGGCTTGAAGC tATGTTCAAGGAATGTCCACATCCTGATGAGAAGCAAAGATTGCAGTTAAGCAGAGAATTAGCTTTGGCTCCTAGACAGATCAAATTTTGGTTTCAGAACAGAAGGACTCAGATGAag GCACAGCATGAGAGAGCTGATAATTGTCAACTAAGGGCAGAGAATGATAAGATAAGATGTGAGAATATTGCTATAAGGGAAGCCCTTAAAAATGTGATCTGCCCCTCCTGTGGTGGACCTCCAATCAATGatgattgttattttgatgAACAAAAATTGAGGATTGAAAATGCTCAACTCAAAGAAGAG CTTGATAGAGTATCAAGCATTGCTGCAAAATACATAGGAAGACCAATTTCACAGCTTCCACCAGTAACACCAATTCACATTTCATCATTGGATTTATCAATGGGAAGTTTTGGTGGGCATGGAATGGGAGGAGGACCGTCACTTGATCTTGATCTTTTACCGGGAAGTTCATCAACAATGCAAAATGTTCCGTACCAACCGGCTTGTCTTTCTGAAATGGAAAAGTCGGTAATGTCTGACATTGCGACAAATGCTATGGATGAATTGGTTAGGCTTTTGCAAACTGATGAGCCTTTGTGGATGAAATCAAATACTGATGGAAGAGATATTCTTAATCTTGATACCTATGATAGAATGTTTCCAAAGGCTAATAATCGGTTGAAGAATCCGAATATTCGTACTGAAGCTTCTAGGGATTCCGGTGTTGTTATCATGAATGGCTTAACTTTGGTTGAGATGTTTATGGATCCT AACAAGTGGATGGAGCTCTTTCCTACTATTGTGGCAATGGCAAAGAAAATTGAAGTTATAGCTTCTGGAATGATGGGTGGACACAGTGGTTCTTTGCAACTG ATGTATGAAGAGTTGCAAGTGCTGTCACCACTCGTTCCTATTCGAGAATTTTACTTTCTGCGTTACTGTCAACAAATTGAGCAAGGTTTATGGGCAATTGTTGATGTTTCGTACGATTTTCCTCAAGACAACCAATTTGCTCCTCAATTTCGCTGTCATCGTCTTCCTTCTGGCTGCTTCATTCAAGACATGCCTAATGGCTATTCCAAG gTTACTTGGATTGAACATTTGGAAATTGAAGACAAAAATCCAGTTCATAGGCTTTATAGAAATGTTATCTATAGTAGTGCTGCCTTTGGAGCTGAAAGATTTTTGACTACTCTTCAGAGAATGTGTGAAAGGCTTGCTTGTCTTATGGTTTCTGCTAACTCTACTCCCGGTCTCGGTGGAG TGATGCCATCACCTGAGGGAAAAAGGAGTATGATGAAGCTAGCACAAAGGATGGTAACTAATTTCTGTGCAAGCATAAGTGCATCAGCTAGTCATAGATGGACCACACTTTCAGCTTTGAATGAGATTGGAGTCAGAGTAACTGTAAGAAAGAGTACAGATCCAGGTCAATCTGGTGTTGTGCTAAGTGCAGCTACTACCATTTGGCTACCTTTACCTCCACAAACTgttttcaatttcttcaaagATGAAAGGAAAAGACCACAG TGGGATGTTCTTTCTAATGGTAATGCTGTTCAAGAAGTTGCTCATATAGCAAATGGTGCACATCCTGGTAACTGCATTTCTGTGCTTAGG GCTTTCAACACAAGTCAGAACAACATGTTGATCCTACAAGAAAGCTGTGTGGATTCATCAGGTTCACTAGTAGTCTATTGTCCGGTTGATTTAACATCTATCAACACAGCAATGAGCGGCGAAGATCCTTCACACATTCCGTTACTCCCCTCCGGTTTCACAATTACATCGGACGGAAACCAATACGATGGCAACAGCAACAATATTCaaagtggtggtggtggtaatGGCGACGGAGCATCAACAAGTTCAAACACAAACATAGGAAATAAGTCATCAGGTGGATCATTAATAACAGTTGCATTTCAAATTATGGTAAGCAGTTTACCATCTGCAAAACTTAACATGGAGTCTGTTGCAACTGTTAATGGACTTATTGGTGAGACTGTCCAACACATAAAAGCTGCTTTGAATTGTCCTAGTTcttga
- the LOC123905109 gene encoding uncharacterized mitochondrial protein AtMg00810-like has translation MVYKLKKSLYGLRQSPRVWYNKIETYFGQEGLEKCPHEHTLFVKHKTDGRIIVVSLYVDDLIFTDNDQKLFDEFKSSMERNFAMTDLGKMRYFLGVEMKEDNNGIFLHQQKYAIEILQRFGMYDCNSVSNPIVPGSRLQKDETGQASNATIYKQMVGCLMYLLATKPDLAFSICLVARYMERPTDIHMTVVKRILRYLKGTASYGLRYERGKGEELVGWSDSDYAGDIDDRRSTSGYVFMIGTKAVSWSSKKQPIVILSTTEAKFIAAASSACQGICLSRILAQIDTKGKGYITIYCDNSSSIKLSKNPVMHGRSKHIDARFHFLRDLTKDGTIQLVHCSSFEQVADIMTEALSFENFSRNRDKLSLCTLELGGEEVFDCPPREAIQVFSDDNRGVSFSRVVKL, from the exons ATGGTGtacaaattgaagaaatcactgtatggatTAAGACAATCTCCAAGAGTTTGGTACAACAAGATAGAAACTTATTTCGGTCAAGAAGGATTGGAAAAATGTCCTCATGAACACACTCTATTTGTCAAGCATAAAACTGATGGAAGGATCATAGTGGTGAgtttatatgttgatgatttgatCTTTACAGACAATGATCAGAAATTATTTGATGAATTCAAGAGCTCCATGGAAAGAAATTTTGCAATGACTGATCTAGGAAAAATGAGATACTTCCTTGGTGTAGAAATGAAGGAGGATAATAATGGAATCTTTTTGCATCAACAAAAATATGCAATTGAAATCTTGCAAAGATTTGGAATGTATGATTGTAACAGTGTAAGTAATCCCATTGTGCCTGGAAGTAGACTGCAGAAAGATGAAACAGGACAAGCTAGCAATGcaacaatatataaacaaatggTGGGCTGCTTGATGTATTTGCTTGCCACCAAGCCTGATCTTGCCTTCTCTATATGCTTAGTAGCCAGATACATGGAAAGACCTACTGATATTCATATGACTGTTGTGAAAAGAATACTCAGATATTTGAAAGGGACTGCTAGCTATGGTCTCAGGTATGAAAGAGGTAAGGGAGAAGAGTTAGTTGGCTGGTCTGACTCAGATTATGCAGGAGACATTGATGACAGAAGGAGCACATCTGGCTATGTGTTCATGATTGGCACTAAGGCAGTTTCATGGTCATCTAAAAAACAACCAATTGTAATATTGTCCACCACTGAGGCAAAATTTATTGCTGCAGCTAGCAGTGCTTGTCAAGGAATATGTTTATCCAGGATTTTGGCTCAAATTGACACAAAAGGGAAAGGCTACATTACCATTTACTGTGACAATAGCTCATCAATAAAGCTATCCAAGAACCCTGTGATGCATGGCAGGAGTAAACATATAGATGCGAGGTTCCATTTCTTAAGAGATTTGACTAAAGATGGAACAATTCAACTGGTTCATTGCTCATCCTTTGAGCAAGTTGCTGACATAATGACCGAGGCGTTGAGCTTCGAAAATTTTAGCAGAAATAGGGACAAGTTGAGTCTGTGCACTCTGGAGCTG GGAGGAGAAGAGGTATTTGACTGTCCACCTAGAGAGGCAATACAAGTGTTTTCTGATGATAATAGGGGTGTGTCTTTCTCCCGAGTAGTTAAATTgtag
- the LOC123910175 gene encoding beta-amylase 1, chloroplastic, with the protein MALSMTHQIGSLVGTPLPTESTTGEPTASLSAAAVWKTPATNLRVKASRSDTVTDGLSPPMSPCRSPVLGGIRPDLNAACQAFTMEPVEVEHVAGSRSKKAKGNNGVPVYVMMPLDSVTMGNGVNRKKAVNAAMAALKSAGVEGVMMDVWWGLVEKERPGEYNWGGYNELMEMAKKHGLKVQAVMSFHQCGGNVGDSVTIPLPKWAVEEIDKDPDLAYTDQWGRRNYEYISLGCDTLPVLKGRTPIQCYADFMRAFRDNFKHLLGDTIVEIQVGMGPAGELRYPSYPEQNGTWKFPGIGAFQCYDKYMLSSLQAAADAANKPEWGSTGPTDAGHYNNWPEDTNFFRKEGGGWDGEYGEFFLTWYSQMLLNHGERILTSAKSIYDNTGVKISVKVAGIHWHYGTRSHAPELTAGYYNTRNRDGYLPIAQMLARHGAVFNFTCIEMRDHEQPQDAQCAPEKLVHQVALATQKAQVHLAGENALPRYDEHAHDQILKASQLSDETEMCAFTYLRMNQHLFQPDNWRKFVAFVKKMKEGKSTDKCWEQVEREAEHFVHVTQPLVQEAVAMMH; encoded by the exons ATGGCGTTGAGTATGACTCATCAGATCGGGAGCCTCGTCGGAACTCCACTACCGACGGAATCAACCACCGGAGAGCCAACAGCGTCTTTAAGTGCGGCGGCTGTATGGAAAACACCAGCGACGAATCTAAGAGTTAAAGCGAGTAGGTCGGATACTGTAACTGACGGTTTATCACCGCCGATGAGTCCGTGTAGATCGCCGGTACTAGGCGGAATCAGACCAGATCTGAATGCAGCGTGTCAAGCTTTTACTATGGAACCAGTAGAGGTGGAGCATGTTGCAGGATCGAGATCGAAGAAAGCGAAAGGGAATAACGGTGTACCGGTTTATGTGATGATGCCGTTAGATAGTGTAACGATGGGGAACGGTGTGAATAGGAAGAAAGCGGTGAATGCAGCGATGGCGGCGTTGAAGAGTGCTGGTGTGGAAGGAGTGATGATGGATGTGTGGTGGGGATTGGTGGAGAAAGAACGACCAGGGGAATATAATTGGGGTGGTTATAATGAGCTTATGGAAATGGCGAAGAAGCATGGACTTAAAGTTCAGGCGGTTATGTCGTTTCATCAATGTGGTGGTAACGTCGGCGATTCTGTGAC TATTCCCTTGCCTAAATGGGCTGTAGAGGAGATTGATAAAGATCCAGATCTTGCATATACTGATCAATGGGGAAGAAGAAACTATGAATATATATCACTTGGATGTGACACTTTGCCAGTGCTCAAGGGTAGAACTCCAATTCAATGTTATGCTGATTTCATGCGTGCTTTCAGAGACAATTTCAAACACCTTCTTGGTGATACCATTGTG GAAATCCAAGTTGGTATGGGACCAGCTGGTGAGCTACGTTATCCATCATACCCAGAACAAAATGGTACATGGAAATTCCCAGGAATTGGTGCTTTCCAATGCTATGACAAG TATATGTTGAGTAGCTTACAAGCTGCTGCTGATGCTGCAAATAAGCCGGAGTGGGGAAGCACAGGTCCTACTGATGCAGGTCACTACAACAACTGGCCAGAAGACACCAATTTCTTCCGCAAAGAAGGCGGAGGCTGGGACGGTGAGTACGGGGAATTTTTCCTCACATGGTACTCTCAGATGCTGTTGAACCATGGTGAGAGGATTCTCACATCAGCAAAATCAATCTACGACAACACCGGAGTTAAGATATCAGTTAAAGTTGCTGGTATTCATTGGCACTACGGTACAAGGTCTCATGCTCCAGAGCTCACAGCAGGATACTACAACACCCGTAACCGTGATGGCTACCTCCCGATTGCTCAAATGTTGGCACGTCACGGGGCTGTTTTCAATTTCACGTGTATTGAGATGCGCGATCACGAGCAGCCACAGGATGCTCAATGTGCACCTGAGAAGCTTGTGCATCAAGTCGCTTTAGCTACCCAAAAGGCACAGGTTCATCTTGCTGGGGAGAATGCATTGCCGCGGTACGATGAGCATGCACACGACCAGATATTAAAGGCCTCCCAGTTGTCGGATGAGACAGAGATGTGTGCCTTCACATACCTGAGGATGAACCAGCATTTGTTTCAACCTGATAATTGGAGAAAATTTGTGGCAtttgtgaagaagatgaaagaagGGAAAAGTACTGATAAATGTTGGGAGCAAGTGGAGAGAGAAGCTGAGCATTTTGTGCATGTTACACAGCCCCTTGTGCAAGAGGCTGTTGCAATGATGCACTAA
- the LOC123908568 gene encoding ribosomal protein S12, mitochondrial, with protein IPILNQLIPHGREEKLRTDRTRASDQCPQKQGVRPRISTRTPKKPNSAPRKIAKVRLSNRHDIFAHIPGEGHNSCIFKISYFYKFYYYTIKNINRQNYALTYMTWSTDLLVVGVVEYVI; from the coding sequence attcctatattaaatcaattgattcCCCATGGTAGAGAAGAAAAACTGCGCACGGACCGTACTCGGGCTTCGGATCAATGTCCCCAGAAGCAAGGAGTACGCCCGCGTATTTCAACGAGAACACCGAAAAAACCAAATTCAGCTCCACGTAAGATAGCCAAAGTACGATTGAGCAATCGACATGATATATTTGCTCACATTCCGGGCGAAGGTCATAAttcatgtatttttaaaatatcatatttttataaattttattattatacaattaaaaatattaatcgtcaaaattatgcattgacataCATGACGTGGTCAACTGACTTACTCGTTGTGGGAGTGGTGGAGtatgtcatttaa